Below is a genomic region from Candidatus Hydrothermales bacterium.
GAGGAGTACGGGTACTGTTTCAGTTATTGGATTTCCTGAAAAGTTTAATGAAAGATTTTATAATTCAGCTTTATATATTTTGCCTGATGGGAGTTTTGGTGTTTATAGGAAGGTTCATCTTTTTTATAAGGAGAAGTTATATTTTGAGGGAGGGGATAGTGTAGAAAGTGGTATATTTGAGTATGGTGGTTTTAAGTTTGGTGTTATGATTTGTTTTGATTGGTTTTTTCCTGAGCAGGTGAGGTATTTAGTGTTAAAGGGTGTGAATATGATTTTGCACTGTGCCAATTTAGTTTTACCCTGGTCTCAGAGGGCTATGAGGATTTATTCAGTTATAAATAGAGTTTTTACGTTAACATCAAATAGGATTGGTGAGGAAAGATACAAAGACGATGTTTATGTTTTTACTGGAAAGAGTCAGATAGTTTCGCCATCGGGAAAGATACTCGCAAGAGCAAATTCAAAGAGTGAGGTACTAAGAGTCAAAGATTTAGATCTAAGCGAATCTTATAATAAAAATATCAATGAGTTTAATAATATCTTTGAAGATCTTAAAAGATTTTATCCTTACAAGGAGTTAAAGGATTGGAAATAAAAGAGCCCTTAGATTTAACTTTTATAGTTAACGAACCTGGTAAAACTCTTAAGGATAGATTTGAGCAATTAATA
It encodes:
- a CDS encoding nitrilase-related carbon-nitrogen hydrolase, with protein sequence MRIGFYQLKPLHGEKEKNLEIIKEVIRKSRAEILVFPELATSGYLVPDREFLEKNSFSVPDSREFEDLLKVVRSTGTVSVIGFPEKFNERFYNSALYILPDGSFGVYRKVHLFYKEKLYFEGGDSVESGIFEYGGFKFGVMICFDWFFPEQVRYLVLKGVNMILHCANLVLPWSQRAMRIYSVINRVFTLTSNRIGEERYKDDVYVFTGKSQIVSPSGKILARANSKSEVLRVKDLDLSESYNKNINEFNNIFEDLKRFYPYKELKDWK